One Desulfobulbus oligotrophicus DNA segment encodes these proteins:
- a CDS encoding ATP-binding cassette domain-containing protein, producing MSIICDNISFTYPAAEHPTLTGISFDLSTPGFHSFFGPSGAGKTSLAKIITGDIGGYSGRVATEGLKHLLYSYNKEQLPGWSNVGHHLSRVISSSMSAEKDKLVEIFGLSDCIKSRFDQLSMGQQNRVNLIRYLLQDCDLLVMDESLANVDERTREKIILAIKEMFPERYFIYISHNVMEVAKFCDSILVFRSSGTAQQTVMIHGCNIGKKEILSPTALDATLLEIMNAA from the coding sequence ATGTCCATCATCTGCGATAATATTTCGTTCACATATCCTGCAGCAGAACATCCGACCCTCACCGGTATATCGTTTGACCTGTCCACACCAGGATTCCATTCTTTCTTTGGCCCTTCTGGAGCGGGAAAAACCTCGCTGGCAAAAATCATAACTGGTGACATTGGCGGTTATTCCGGCCGGGTGGCAACTGAGGGACTTAAACATCTCCTCTACTCCTACAACAAAGAACAGCTTCCTGGCTGGTCAAACGTCGGCCATCATTTATCGCGGGTCATATCATCGTCAATGTCTGCCGAAAAAGACAAGCTGGTGGAGATTTTCGGTTTGTCCGACTGCATCAAATCCCGTTTTGACCAATTGTCCATGGGCCAACAAAACCGTGTCAACCTGATACGTTATCTACTGCAGGACTGCGATCTGCTGGTCATGGACGAAAGCCTGGCCAATGTCGATGAACGCACCCGAGAGAAGATTATTCTGGCCATCAAAGAAATGTTCCCTGAACGCTATTTCATCTATATTTCCCATAATGTCATGGAGGTCGCCAAATTCTGCGATTCGATCCTCGTTTTTCGCAGCAGCGGTACAGCTCAGCAAACCGTTATGATCCACGGCTGTAATATCGGTAAAAAAGAAATCCTCTCGCCCACAGCTCTGGATGCCACCCTGCTGGAGATCATGAATGCTGCCTAA
- a CDS encoding class I SAM-dependent methyltransferase — protein sequence MPENTAEFFAARWQEAIHESSRQKRRLQEKDPVVRWNKRAADFAERTGQRQNCDQRDDIIAWLKKTGALSAAMEVLDIGSGPGNWAVPMAAECSRLVALEPAGAMLEILGNRVREGQIENITCHQSTWQDVDLDALGWRGRFDLVFASMTPGIDSPEMLCKMMNACKPETGFCFMAAFAGRSWRQWYGDVWRKLFAEEMIGHGTDIIYPFNLIYALGYRPELRFEHWSRPISWSRDKAMEDFTPMTDSVRIMIAEYIDTRLQEGLFLDNRDGCRGMMLWSLGRKAV from the coding sequence ATGCCTGAAAATACCGCTGAATTTTTTGCTGCCCGCTGGCAGGAAGCAATCCATGAATCGTCCCGGCAAAAGCGTCGTTTGCAGGAGAAAGATCCTGTTGTCCGATGGAACAAGAGGGCTGCTGACTTTGCCGAACGTACTGGTCAACGTCAAAATTGTGACCAGCGGGACGATATCATTGCATGGCTCAAGAAAACCGGTGCCCTTTCGGCCGCCATGGAGGTTTTGGATATCGGCTCAGGTCCTGGCAACTGGGCTGTGCCGATGGCTGCCGAATGCAGCCGACTCGTTGCCCTGGAACCCGCTGGTGCTATGTTGGAAATCCTTGGTAATCGTGTCAGGGAGGGTCAGATTGAAAACATCACCTGCCACCAGTCGACCTGGCAGGATGTGGACCTTGATGCCCTGGGCTGGCGTGGTCGTTTTGACTTGGTTTTTGCCTCGATGACTCCGGGAATTGATAGTCCGGAGATGCTCTGCAAGATGATGAATGCCTGCAAGCCGGAAACGGGTTTCTGCTTCATGGCAGCCTTTGCCGGTCGCAGTTGGCGGCAATGGTACGGCGATGTTTGGCGTAAACTCTTTGCTGAGGAGATGATCGGCCACGGTACGGATATCATCTACCCCTTCAATCTGATCTATGCCCTTGGCTACCGTCCCGAACTTCGCTTTGAGCACTGGAGCAGGCCGATTTCCTGGAGCAGAGATAAGGCGATGGAGGATTTCACGCCCATGACGGATTCGGTACGGATCATGATTGCCGAATACATCGATACCCGTTTGCAGGAAGGTCTATTTCTGGACAATCGTGATGGCTGTCGCGGGATGATGCTATGGTCGCTGGGGCGGAAGGCAGTATAA
- a CDS encoding AAA domain-containing protein has protein sequence MKNKTRIIIKGKDETDNILGVSKRGCLVDVTFANGKTYSYNESNVQLKRSALSDDHARECFEYLKRIAKLTGLQVAEVGNTLASQYAKIDFVDPDSMLGTFLSGNAPQLAVTESIFAVYPFNFNASQKKAVENALAHPLSVVEGPPGTGKTQTVLNIIANAVMRGESVAVVSSNNSATANVLDKLQKYGIDFITAYLGNQANKQEFINSQKPLPNLKSWKLPQEEERTINQSLHSLHASLSKMLEKKNKLSQIRQQNRSLELEYKRFCEYATYNDEFISRYLRPTSSDIALELWLECEKYAERGRPPGLFTRIVNRFRRGVANKLFYSEPPEVMVALCQRRWYVAKIDELERSMSQLDKKLEEFDFDEKMSECSDLSMKLFRSRLAEKYARTARTIFALNDLWKHPKDFIGEYPVILATTYSLRSSLSHKVMYDYVIIDEASQVDLATGALALSCAKKIIVVGDLKQLPNVVDSALARRTDSVFSEFNLPEAYRYKNHSLLAAVSELFPRVPRTLLREHYRCHPQIIEFCNQKFYNNQLIILTEPTSERRPLIVYKTPPGNHARERVNQRQIDIIKNEVIPQQCLDDSTISLGIVTPYRNQTNALQEAFRNTSIQADTVDKFQGRERDVIILSTVDNKISDFADNANRLNVAVSRAVKQLIVVMNRGDDAHDTNIGDLVRYIKYNNMEIVHSSTYSVFDYLYDSYRSERNRILKKRRRISEYDSENLMYIMICELLENERFTKLSVAEHVPLKMIIRDIEKLTEDEKRYAGNILTHVDFLIFDKLGKVPLLAIEVDGVAFHKDGSRQAERDKLKNGIFEKYGLPLIRFKTDGSGERELLYAKLNDVLAQSTP, from the coding sequence GTGAAAAACAAAACACGCATTATCATAAAGGGGAAAGATGAAACCGACAATATACTCGGTGTTTCCAAGCGTGGCTGTTTAGTTGATGTTACGTTCGCCAACGGTAAAACGTACTCCTACAATGAGAGCAATGTTCAGCTCAAAAGATCAGCCTTGTCAGATGATCATGCGCGAGAGTGTTTTGAATACCTTAAGCGAATTGCAAAACTCACCGGATTGCAAGTAGCCGAAGTGGGAAACACCTTGGCGAGCCAGTATGCAAAAATTGATTTCGTAGATCCCGACAGTATGCTTGGCACTTTTTTATCCGGCAATGCCCCACAACTTGCCGTCACAGAGTCTATATTTGCCGTTTACCCGTTTAATTTTAACGCAAGTCAAAAAAAGGCTGTTGAAAACGCGCTTGCGCATCCCCTTAGTGTAGTTGAAGGGCCTCCGGGAACGGGCAAGACACAGACTGTTTTGAATATTATTGCCAATGCAGTCATGCGCGGTGAAAGCGTTGCCGTTGTCTCAAGCAACAATTCGGCCACTGCTAATGTCTTGGATAAACTACAGAAATACGGCATAGATTTTATAACCGCCTATCTTGGCAATCAAGCCAATAAACAGGAGTTCATCAACTCGCAAAAGCCGCTTCCTAATTTAAAAAGCTGGAAGCTTCCCCAGGAAGAAGAGCGCACAATAAATCAGTCTCTTCACTCTTTACACGCTTCACTGAGCAAAATGCTCGAAAAAAAGAATAAATTGTCACAGATCAGGCAGCAGAACAGATCGCTGGAGCTTGAGTATAAACGTTTTTGCGAATATGCAACCTACAACGATGAATTTATATCGCGGTACCTAAGGCCGACCAGCTCAGATATTGCACTTGAATTATGGCTTGAATGTGAAAAATATGCTGAACGTGGTAGGCCTCCTGGATTGTTTACCCGAATTGTGAATCGATTTCGAAGGGGTGTCGCAAACAAGTTATTCTATTCAGAACCCCCTGAAGTAATGGTTGCCTTGTGTCAAAGGCGTTGGTACGTGGCAAAAATTGATGAACTTGAGCGTTCAATGTCACAGCTGGATAAGAAACTTGAAGAATTTGATTTTGATGAAAAAATGAGCGAATGTTCCGACCTGTCGATGAAACTATTTCGCAGCCGTCTTGCCGAGAAATATGCACGTACCGCCAGGACAATATTCGCCCTTAACGATTTATGGAAACACCCGAAGGATTTTATTGGCGAGTACCCGGTCATACTTGCAACCACATACTCTCTTCGCAGTAGTCTTTCCCACAAGGTAATGTACGATTACGTCATCATAGATGAAGCCTCTCAAGTTGATCTTGCCACGGGCGCACTTGCTCTTTCATGCGCTAAAAAAATTATTGTAGTAGGAGATTTGAAGCAACTCCCTAATGTTGTTGATTCAGCTTTGGCGCGTCGCACCGATTCAGTATTTTCTGAATTTAATCTGCCTGAAGCATATCGGTACAAAAATCATAGTTTGCTGGCGGCGGTGTCAGAGTTATTCCCACGAGTGCCTCGAACATTATTGCGTGAGCATTACAGATGTCACCCCCAAATTATAGAATTCTGCAACCAAAAATTTTATAATAATCAGCTTATTATTCTTACAGAGCCTACATCTGAACGTCGGCCGCTCATCGTATACAAAACTCCTCCGGGCAATCATGCCAGAGAACGCGTTAATCAGCGGCAAATTGACATTATAAAAAATGAAGTCATTCCCCAACAATGCCTTGACGACAGCACCATTTCACTCGGTATTGTCACGCCGTACCGCAATCAAACCAATGCGCTGCAAGAGGCTTTTCGTAACACTTCCATACAGGCAGACACGGTTGACAAGTTTCAAGGGCGCGAGAGGGATGTGATAATCCTCTCAACCGTTGACAACAAAATTTCAGACTTTGCAGACAACGCCAACCGCCTGAATGTTGCTGTTTCACGTGCCGTTAAACAGCTTATTGTCGTGATGAACAGAGGGGATGATGCGCATGATACGAATATTGGCGATCTTGTGCGCTATATCAAGTACAACAACATGGAGATCGTTCATAGCTCGACATATTCTGTATTTGATTATCTATATGACAGTTATCGCAGTGAGCGGAATAGAATTTTAAAGAAGCGAAGAAGAATTTCAGAATATGACAGTGAAAATTTAATGTATATTATGATCTGCGAACTGCTTGAGAATGAACGCTTTACGAAACTGAGTGTGGCGGAGCACGTTCCTCTGAAAATGATAATTCGAGATATAGAAAAACTCACCGAAGACGAAAAGCGCTACGCTGGAAATATATTGACTCATGTCGATTTTCTTATCTTTGATAAACTCGGTAAAGTCCCCTTGCTTGCGATCGAGGTTGACGGGGTGGCCTTCCACAAGGATGGTTCGCGTCAGGCTGAGCGGGACAAGTTGAAAAATGGGATCTTTGAAAAATACGGCTTGCCGCTCATTCGTTTCAAGACAGATGGCAGTGGCGAGCGCGAACTACTCTACGCCAAATTGAACGATGTTTTGGCGCAGTCCACCCCATGA
- a CDS encoding ABC transporter substrate-binding protein, which yields MTTLLVTNTASASDTVRYRLKWLRNASVVGDLYAEAGHLFEKAGLDVEIKPGGPERDAIRELELGHADFGVASADQVLRARVKGSPVVVIAQLFQVNPLQWMYRPENMKINSPADLKGKDIGVTFGGNDETIMRTLLAEAGLGESDIKLFSVRYDYTPFYRRKIQLWPVYRNAQGPIITAQLNKVGEQITFFNPADFGVKFVANSVVTHSRTLTEKPDLVRRFLEALLSGWQQALDPKNENEVLAILQKYDPDTPPPIQKEQLKITRELVQPQPSQAIGTIDKDAWAQTQQIMFKQKLLPQQIDLKEILKPVGTTTN from the coding sequence ATGACGACCCTGCTTGTCACGAATACTGCGAGCGCGAGTGATACAGTCAGGTACCGCCTCAAATGGCTCCGCAACGCCAGTGTTGTTGGTGACTTGTACGCAGAAGCCGGCCATCTGTTCGAAAAGGCAGGGCTTGATGTTGAGATCAAACCAGGTGGACCGGAAAGAGATGCCATCCGGGAGCTTGAATTGGGACACGCTGATTTCGGGGTAGCTTCCGCCGACCAGGTACTGAGAGCCCGCGTCAAAGGTTCACCGGTGGTGGTAATCGCCCAGCTGTTCCAGGTTAATCCACTGCAATGGATGTACCGTCCGGAAAACATGAAGATCAATAGCCCGGCCGACTTAAAGGGAAAGGACATCGGGGTGACGTTCGGAGGGAACGACGAAACTATTATGCGGACTTTGCTGGCCGAAGCGGGACTCGGTGAATCGGATATAAAGCTGTTCAGCGTTCGCTATGATTACACACCGTTTTATCGACGCAAGATTCAACTCTGGCCGGTCTATCGGAACGCCCAGGGCCCTATCATCACCGCACAACTCAACAAAGTGGGAGAACAAATTACCTTTTTCAATCCCGCAGACTTTGGGGTGAAATTTGTGGCCAATTCCGTGGTAACCCATTCACGTACCCTGACGGAGAAGCCGGACTTGGTGCGGCGTTTCCTGGAGGCCCTGCTTTCCGGATGGCAACAGGCGCTTGATCCGAAAAATGAAAACGAGGTCCTTGCAATCCTGCAGAAATACGATCCCGATACACCTCCTCCAATTCAGAAAGAGCAACTGAAGATCACACGAGAACTGGTCCAGCCGCAGCCCTCTCAAGCCATCGGCACAATTGACAAAGACGCCTGGGCACAGACCCAGCAAATAATGTTTAAGCAGAAACTGCTGCCTCAGCAAATCGATCTCAAGGAGATCCTCAAACCTGTCGGTACCACAACCAACTAA
- a CDS encoding TonB-dependent receptor has translation MKQKLGVSMLVLVPLSLSTMSWGQDSVVLDTMVVTADSTEATKREVTSNIVVFTEQEIRNSTAKDVGEFLSKKGFQTYTTSGNGAGGSALYIRGIGNSSMSNELEGATLILLNGHRTGTSFLNLKDLGNVERIELIRGPAAVQYGTSAIGGVVNIITKRGEEGFTTSAELGIGSYGRFDQQVALSGGKGGFDFSGALTHSRIGDYETGFGEKWRHTSVDGRTGVDLDAGYTFLENHRVGAHLNYFKLDDGQVPFSGWPDSSLYPDSFGSSDETASNTTLSYAGATKDKTLSWAADYTFGKHESRRLNYTDRNLPWSTVHYPVSDGWSNGDTDLQQGQARVTYDRELVTLTAGFDYIRYDLDTSSDYGYGSSRTSAKSTDYAGYLLGKLRLFDEKVILSAGGRYDSYKNTDKVAGIRSSDTNFAPSLGVAWLPMDILKLRANYAEGFHMPTPRQMAGDSYNYFPNADLNPEKSQSFEVGADLAWKFVDAELTYFHTDYKDKIVSRSVRPYGEYPNTVFENLTGKAVYAGLEFGLGVDVGKAFDQEFSLRPYGNLTVMTQRKNEDHRPDFMVAQDPDTLPYVPKVTASYGLSFSHHGVDLSATLNASYIGKAYSKDWNYYSGSPTYGEYRKFGDFTVVDLSVQKGLLDIEGKGRLELRAEVNNIFDKDYAYTMDYPMPGRNFYVGLRYTY, from the coding sequence ATGAAACAAAAACTGGGTGTATCGATGCTGGTTCTGGTACCACTGTCACTGTCGACCATGTCCTGGGGACAGGACTCCGTTGTTTTAGACACAATGGTCGTCACTGCCGACTCAACGGAAGCAACCAAACGGGAGGTGACGTCCAACATTGTTGTTTTTACTGAACAGGAGATCAGGAACTCCACAGCAAAAGATGTGGGCGAGTTTTTAAGTAAAAAAGGCTTTCAGACCTATACGACCAGCGGTAACGGCGCCGGCGGCAGTGCTCTGTATATCCGGGGTATCGGCAACTCCTCCATGAGCAATGAACTGGAGGGGGCAACGCTCATTCTACTGAACGGGCACCGCACCGGCACCAGTTTTCTGAACCTGAAAGATCTGGGCAATGTGGAGCGCATTGAACTGATCAGAGGGCCTGCAGCCGTGCAATACGGCACTTCAGCCATTGGCGGCGTGGTGAACATCATCACCAAGCGTGGTGAGGAGGGTTTTACCACCAGTGCAGAGCTTGGAATCGGCAGCTATGGCCGTTTTGATCAGCAGGTGGCGTTGTCCGGCGGGAAGGGTGGCTTTGATTTTTCCGGTGCACTGACACACAGTAGAATTGGTGATTACGAAACCGGATTCGGAGAAAAATGGCGGCACACCAGTGTTGACGGCCGCACCGGGGTGGACCTGGACGCCGGCTACACGTTTTTAGAAAACCACCGGGTAGGCGCCCATCTCAACTACTTCAAGCTTGATGACGGACAGGTCCCTTTTAGCGGTTGGCCGGATTCCTCACTGTATCCGGACTCGTTTGGCAGTTCTGATGAGACCGCATCCAATACCACTTTGAGTTATGCAGGTGCGACCAAAGATAAAACACTCAGTTGGGCGGCTGACTATACATTTGGCAAACATGAGAGCCGACGCCTGAATTACACTGATCGCAACCTTCCCTGGTCAACTGTACACTATCCTGTGTCTGATGGCTGGAGTAACGGTGATACCGATCTGCAGCAGGGACAGGCCCGCGTGACATATGACAGAGAGCTTGTCACACTGACCGCCGGGTTTGATTACATCAGGTATGATCTGGACACATCCTCGGACTATGGCTACGGTTCTTCCCGTACCAGTGCAAAATCCACTGATTACGCCGGGTATCTGCTGGGTAAGCTGCGCCTTTTTGATGAGAAGGTTATCCTGTCTGCCGGTGGTCGCTATGACTCGTACAAGAATACCGACAAGGTCGCCGGTATCCGGTCCTCTGACACAAATTTTGCCCCTTCGCTGGGTGTGGCCTGGTTGCCGATGGATATCCTCAAGCTGCGAGCGAACTATGCTGAAGGTTTCCACATGCCCACACCGCGCCAGATGGCGGGTGACTCGTATAACTATTTTCCCAATGCCGATTTAAATCCGGAAAAGAGTCAGAGTTTTGAAGTGGGGGCTGATCTGGCCTGGAAGTTTGTCGATGCGGAGTTAACCTACTTTCATACCGATTATAAAGACAAGATCGTATCCCGTTCCGTCAGGCCTTATGGAGAATATCCCAATACAGTTTTTGAAAACCTGACAGGTAAAGCTGTGTATGCCGGTCTTGAGTTCGGTTTGGGCGTTGACGTTGGCAAGGCTTTTGATCAGGAGTTTTCGCTGCGACCCTACGGCAACCTGACCGTGATGACCCAGCGGAAAAACGAGGACCACCGTCCGGACTTTATGGTGGCTCAAGATCCGGACACCCTGCCGTACGTCCCCAAGGTGACCGCATCCTATGGCCTGTCTTTCAGTCACCATGGTGTTGATTTGTCGGCAACGCTGAACGCCTCGTATATCGGCAAAGCCTACTCTAAAGACTGGAACTATTACTCAGGCAGTCCGACCTATGGTGAGTATCGAAAGTTCGGTGATTTCACGGTTGTTGATCTGAGTGTACAAAAAGGACTGCTGGATATTGAGGGGAAGGGGCGGCTGGAGCTGCGGGCCGAGGTGAACAACATCTTTGACAAAGACTATGCCTATACCATGGATTATCCCATGCCTGGCCGTAACTTTTATGTGGGCTTGAGGTATACGTATTGA
- a CDS encoding type II TA system antitoxin MqsA family protein, whose product MKICALCNGPVEVIKDKPYEYTESGLDVVLYGITQYQCTSCGETFAALPKIQDLHKVIGKDICANKKALLKPEEIIFLRKNMHLKAKDMAKILGVNPSVYSRWENGKKTISDPYDRLLRMVYMACTAERSDCNDALTVNLFKNLSSKRKEIEQPSQIILNPQEWLLGDVTASGVS is encoded by the coding sequence ATGAAAATTTGCGCACTGTGCAATGGCCCTGTTGAGGTCATCAAGGACAAGCCATACGAATATACGGAAAGCGGTCTGGATGTTGTCCTTTATGGTATCACCCAGTACCAGTGTACCAGCTGTGGTGAAACTTTTGCGGCTCTCCCGAAAATCCAGGATCTTCACAAGGTGATAGGAAAAGATATCTGCGCCAACAAAAAGGCCTTGCTCAAACCCGAAGAAATTATATTCCTTCGCAAGAACATGCATCTCAAGGCAAAAGATATGGCCAAGATATTGGGAGTAAACCCCTCTGTTTATTCTCGGTGGGAAAACGGAAAAAAGACGATCAGTGATCCTTATGACAGGCTGCTTCGCATGGTATATATGGCATGCACGGCAGAGAGAAGCGACTGTAACGACGCGCTGACAGTCAATCTTTTCAAAAACCTTTCTTCCAAGCGGAAAGAGATTGAGCAGCCCAGTCAGATTATCCTCAACCCGCAAGAATGGCTGCTTGGAGATGTTACCGCCAGTGGGGTGTCCTGA
- a CDS encoding ABC transporter permease → MLPKRVFQFLIIYFLFISGLIILKYSLHLSDYVIPAPSAMLHTLIAEYRQYSFATINTMTIAIIGQILSVIMAFVIGIMGRQSTWLGSFIKVAAYNIQAYPIVALAPILFILLGDGFITRLLIAAMICYFPVLLSILGIMSKPIDDIEHFYRVTGRMRWQLEVKIRTFENLTQLTTVIAGSATLAMAGTIVGEFIAAEAGIGYSIRIALYQSDLGKILIALFFIGITIAVYQALLELLGATVRRTWAGK, encoded by the coding sequence ATGCTGCCTAAACGTGTTTTCCAGTTTTTAATTATCTATTTTCTCTTCATCAGCGGCCTGATCATCTTGAAATACAGCCTGCATCTTTCGGACTACGTCATTCCCGCACCATCTGCCATGCTGCACACGCTGATCGCAGAGTACCGCCAGTACAGTTTCGCCACGATCAACACCATGACGATAGCAATAATCGGCCAGATACTGTCCGTTATAATGGCCTTCGTTATCGGTATAATGGGTCGTCAGTCCACCTGGCTCGGCTCGTTCATCAAGGTCGCGGCCTATAATATCCAAGCGTATCCAATTGTAGCGCTTGCGCCGATCCTTTTCATTTTACTAGGCGATGGTTTTATCACCCGGCTGCTGATCGCCGCGATGATCTGTTATTTTCCGGTTCTTCTCTCTATATTAGGGATCATGTCGAAGCCGATTGACGATATCGAACATTTCTACCGGGTTACCGGCCGCATGCGCTGGCAACTCGAGGTCAAGATCCGGACCTTTGAAAATCTAACGCAATTAACCACGGTTATCGCAGGCAGTGCCACGCTGGCAATGGCGGGAACTATTGTCGGAGAATTCATTGCCGCCGAGGCAGGCATAGGATACAGCATTCGCATCGCCCTTTATCAGAGTGATCTGGGTAAAATTCTGATTGCCCTTTTTTTTATCGGCATCACCATCGCCGTGTACCAGGCATTGCTGGAATTACTGGGAGCAACGGTCAGGCGAACCTGGGCAGGAAAATAA